A window from Dromaius novaehollandiae isolate bDroNov1 chromosome 37, bDroNov1.hap1, whole genome shotgun sequence encodes these proteins:
- the FAM3A gene encoding protein FAM3A isoform X2, translating into MRLAGPLRVAAIAASAGLTWLLVSLLLGSPGAFPPLQRLLAAPRPRRFKCGLARPCPRHHFAFRLVSGAANVVGPKICLEDNMLMSSVKNNVGRGLNIALVNDVNELLKFIRPLHEGTLVFVASYDDPATKLTEETRRLFGELGSAVAKDLAFRDSWVFVGAKGVRDKSPFEQHVRNSRGSNKYEGWPEALEMEGCIPRRTADPQ; encoded by the exons ATGCGGCTGGCAG GGCCGCTGCGCGTGGCGGCCATCGCCGCCTCGGCCGGGCTCACCTGGCTCCTCGTCAGCCTCCTGCTCGGCTCCCCCGGCGCCTTCCCCCCGCTCCAGCGCCTCCTGGCCG ccccccgcccgcggcgcttCAAgtgcggcctggcccggccctgcccccggcaccaCTTCGCCTTCCGCCTCGTCAGCGGCGCCGCCAACGTCGTCGGCCCCAAGATCTGCCTCGAGGACAACAT GCTGATGAGCAGCGTGAAGAACAACGTGGGGCGGGGGCTCAACATCGCCCTGGTGAACG acGTGAACGAGCTGCTCAAGTTCATCCGGCCGCTGCACGAGGGGACGCTGGTGTTCGTGGCCTCCTACGACGACCCGGCCACCAA gctgACGGAGGAGACGCGGCGGCTCTTCGGGGAGCTGGGCAGCGCCGTGGCCAAGGACCTGGCCTTCCGCGACAGCTGGGTCTTCGTGGGGGCCAAGGGGGTGCGCGACAAGAGCCCCTTCGAgcag CACGTGAGGAACAGCCGCGGCTCCAACAAGTACGAGGGGTGGCCCGAGGCGCTGGAGATGGAGGGCTGCATCCCCCGGCGCACCGCCGACCCCCAGTGa
- the FAM3A gene encoding protein FAM3A isoform X1 produces MRLAGPLRVAAIAASAGLTWLLVSLLLGSPGAFPPLQRLLAGPDSPATAAPRPRRFKCGLARPCPRHHFAFRLVSGAANVVGPKICLEDNMLMSSVKNNVGRGLNIALVNDVNELLKFIRPLHEGTLVFVASYDDPATKLTEETRRLFGELGSAVAKDLAFRDSWVFVGAKGVRDKSPFEQHVRNSRGSNKYEGWPEALEMEGCIPRRTADPQ; encoded by the exons ATGCGGCTGGCAG GGCCGCTGCGCGTGGCGGCCATCGCCGCCTCGGCCGGGCTCACCTGGCTCCTCGTCAGCCTCCTGCTCGGCTCCCCCGGCGCCTTCCCCCCGCTCCAGCGCCTCCTGGCCG GCCCCGACTCCCCCGCCACGGCAG ccccccgcccgcggcgcttCAAgtgcggcctggcccggccctgcccccggcaccaCTTCGCCTTCCGCCTCGTCAGCGGCGCCGCCAACGTCGTCGGCCCCAAGATCTGCCTCGAGGACAACAT GCTGATGAGCAGCGTGAAGAACAACGTGGGGCGGGGGCTCAACATCGCCCTGGTGAACG acGTGAACGAGCTGCTCAAGTTCATCCGGCCGCTGCACGAGGGGACGCTGGTGTTCGTGGCCTCCTACGACGACCCGGCCACCAA gctgACGGAGGAGACGCGGCGGCTCTTCGGGGAGCTGGGCAGCGCCGTGGCCAAGGACCTGGCCTTCCGCGACAGCTGGGTCTTCGTGGGGGCCAAGGGGGTGCGCGACAAGAGCCCCTTCGAgcag CACGTGAGGAACAGCCGCGGCTCCAACAAGTACGAGGGGTGGCCCGAGGCGCTGGAGATGGAGGGCTGCATCCCCCGGCGCACCGCCGACCCCCAGTGa
- the G6PD gene encoding glucose-6-phosphate 1-dehydrogenase isoform X2: MAGQELSRSEVCGMLRQELCRDDTFLQGDPHVFIILGASGDLAKKKIYPTIWWLFRDGLLPDDTHVVGFARTPLTVAQIRQQTQPYLKASPADGARLDAFFARSSYVAGQYGEAGAFERLDAHVRALPGGARANRLFYLALPPSVYAPVTRHIRQACMGPGWNRVIVEKPFGRDLASSNALSDHISSLFREEQIYRIDHYLGKEMVQNLMVLRFGNRIFGPIWNRDNIACVVLTFKEPFGTEGRGGYFDDFGIIRDVMQNHLLQMLCLVAMEKPASTDPDDVRDEKVKVLKCIAEVQPEDVVLGQYVGNPEGEGEARNGYLDDATVPPGSTTATFAAAVLRVANERWDGVPFVLRCGKALNERKAEVRLQFREVPGDIFQRQCKRNELVVRVQPDEAVYAKMMTKKPGMFFNPEESELDLTYGNRYKDVKLPDAYERLILDVFCGNQMHFVRSDELREAWRIFTPLLHAIEARGEKPIPYLYGSRGPAEADELLKRAGFQYEGTYRWVNPHKL, translated from the exons atGGCGGGGCAGGAGCTGAGCCGCTCGGAGGTGTGCGGGATGCTGCGGCAGGAGCTGTGCCGCGACGACACCTTCCTCCAGGGCGACCCCCACGTCTTCATCATCCTCGGCGCCTCG GGCGACCTGGCCAAGAAGAAGATCTACCCCACCATCTG GTGGCTCTTCCGCGACGGGCTGCTGCCAGACGACACGCACGTGGTGGGCTTCGCCCGGACGCCCCTCACCGTGGCGCAGATCCGCCAGCAGACCCAGCCCTACCTCAAG gcCTCCCCCGCGGACGGCGCCCGCCTCGACGCCTTCTTCGCCCGCAGCAGCTACGTGGCGGGGCAGTACGGGGAGGCGGGCGCCTTCGAGCGGCTGGACGCCCACGTGCGGGCCCtgcccggcggcgcccgcgccaACCGCCTCTTCTACCTGGCCCTGCCGCCCAGCGTCTACGCGCCCGTCACCCGCCACATCCGCCAGGCCTGCATGGGGCCGGG CTGGAACCGGGTGATCGTGGAGAAGCCCTTCGGGCGCGACCTGGCCAGCTCCAACGCCCTCTCGGACCACATCAGCAGCCTCTTCCGCGAGGAGCAGATCTACCGCATCGACCACTACCTGGGCAAGGAGATGGTGCAGAACCTCATGGTGCTCAg gTTCGGAAACCGCATCTTCGGGCCCATCTGGAACCGGGACAACATCGCCTGCGTGGTGCTCACCTTCAAGGAGCCCTTCGGCACCGAGGGCCGCGGCGGCTACTTCGACGACTTCGGCATCATCCG GGACGTGATGCAGAACCACCTCCTGCAGATGCTCTGCCTCGTGGCCATGGAGAAGCCGGCCTCCACCGACCCCGACGACGTGCGGGACGAGAAG GTGAAGGTGCTCAAGTGCATCGCGGAGGTGCAGCCGGAGGACGTGGTGCTGGGCCAGTACGTGGGCAAccccgagggcgagggcgaggcgcGCAACGGCTACCTGGACGACGCCACGGTGCCGCCAGGCTCCACCACGGCCACCTTCGCCGCCGCCGTGCTGCGCGTGGCCAACGAGCGCTGGGacg gcGTGCCCTTCGTGCTGCGCTGCGGCAAGGCCCTCAACGAGCGCAAGGCCGAGGTGCGGCTGCAGTTCCGCGAGGTGCCGGGCGACATCTTCCAGCGGCAGTGCAAGCGCAACGAGCTGGTGGTGCGGGTGCAGCCCGACGAGGCCGTCTACGCCAAGATGATGACCAAGAAGCCCGGCATGTTCTTCAACCCCGAGGAGTCCGAGCTCGACCTCACCTACGGCAACCGCTACAAg GACGTGAAGCTGCCGGACGCCTACGAGCGCCTCATCCTCGACGTCTTCTGCGGCAACCAGATGCACTTCGTGCGCAG TGACGAGCTGCGGGAGGCCTGGCGCATCTTCACGCCGCTGCTGCACGCCATCGAGGCCCGGGGGGAGAAGCCCATCCCCTACCTCTACGGCAG CCGGGGCCCGGCGGAGGCGGACGAGCTGCTGAAGCGCGCCGGCTTCCAGTACGAGGGCACCTACCGCTGGGTGAACCCCCACAAGCTctga
- the G6PD gene encoding glucose-6-phosphate 1-dehydrogenase isoform X1: protein MGSRASVRGAAVARPEGAGPMAGQELSRSEVCGMLRQELCRDDTFLQGDPHVFIILGASGDLAKKKIYPTIWWLFRDGLLPDDTHVVGFARTPLTVAQIRQQTQPYLKASPADGARLDAFFARSSYVAGQYGEAGAFERLDAHVRALPGGARANRLFYLALPPSVYAPVTRHIRQACMGPGWNRVIVEKPFGRDLASSNALSDHISSLFREEQIYRIDHYLGKEMVQNLMVLRFGNRIFGPIWNRDNIACVVLTFKEPFGTEGRGGYFDDFGIIRDVMQNHLLQMLCLVAMEKPASTDPDDVRDEKVKVLKCIAEVQPEDVVLGQYVGNPEGEGEARNGYLDDATVPPGSTTATFAAAVLRVANERWDGVPFVLRCGKALNERKAEVRLQFREVPGDIFQRQCKRNELVVRVQPDEAVYAKMMTKKPGMFFNPEESELDLTYGNRYKDVKLPDAYERLILDVFCGNQMHFVRSDELREAWRIFTPLLHAIEARGEKPIPYLYGSRGPAEADELLKRAGFQYEGTYRWVNPHKL from the exons ATGGGGAGCCGCGCGAGCGTGAGGGGAGCGGCGGTGGCGCGGCCggagggggcag ggccaatGGCGGGGCAGGAGCTGAGCCGCTCGGAGGTGTGCGGGATGCTGCGGCAGGAGCTGTGCCGCGACGACACCTTCCTCCAGGGCGACCCCCACGTCTTCATCATCCTCGGCGCCTCG GGCGACCTGGCCAAGAAGAAGATCTACCCCACCATCTG GTGGCTCTTCCGCGACGGGCTGCTGCCAGACGACACGCACGTGGTGGGCTTCGCCCGGACGCCCCTCACCGTGGCGCAGATCCGCCAGCAGACCCAGCCCTACCTCAAG gcCTCCCCCGCGGACGGCGCCCGCCTCGACGCCTTCTTCGCCCGCAGCAGCTACGTGGCGGGGCAGTACGGGGAGGCGGGCGCCTTCGAGCGGCTGGACGCCCACGTGCGGGCCCtgcccggcggcgcccgcgccaACCGCCTCTTCTACCTGGCCCTGCCGCCCAGCGTCTACGCGCCCGTCACCCGCCACATCCGCCAGGCCTGCATGGGGCCGGG CTGGAACCGGGTGATCGTGGAGAAGCCCTTCGGGCGCGACCTGGCCAGCTCCAACGCCCTCTCGGACCACATCAGCAGCCTCTTCCGCGAGGAGCAGATCTACCGCATCGACCACTACCTGGGCAAGGAGATGGTGCAGAACCTCATGGTGCTCAg gTTCGGAAACCGCATCTTCGGGCCCATCTGGAACCGGGACAACATCGCCTGCGTGGTGCTCACCTTCAAGGAGCCCTTCGGCACCGAGGGCCGCGGCGGCTACTTCGACGACTTCGGCATCATCCG GGACGTGATGCAGAACCACCTCCTGCAGATGCTCTGCCTCGTGGCCATGGAGAAGCCGGCCTCCACCGACCCCGACGACGTGCGGGACGAGAAG GTGAAGGTGCTCAAGTGCATCGCGGAGGTGCAGCCGGAGGACGTGGTGCTGGGCCAGTACGTGGGCAAccccgagggcgagggcgaggcgcGCAACGGCTACCTGGACGACGCCACGGTGCCGCCAGGCTCCACCACGGCCACCTTCGCCGCCGCCGTGCTGCGCGTGGCCAACGAGCGCTGGGacg gcGTGCCCTTCGTGCTGCGCTGCGGCAAGGCCCTCAACGAGCGCAAGGCCGAGGTGCGGCTGCAGTTCCGCGAGGTGCCGGGCGACATCTTCCAGCGGCAGTGCAAGCGCAACGAGCTGGTGGTGCGGGTGCAGCCCGACGAGGCCGTCTACGCCAAGATGATGACCAAGAAGCCCGGCATGTTCTTCAACCCCGAGGAGTCCGAGCTCGACCTCACCTACGGCAACCGCTACAAg GACGTGAAGCTGCCGGACGCCTACGAGCGCCTCATCCTCGACGTCTTCTGCGGCAACCAGATGCACTTCGTGCGCAG TGACGAGCTGCGGGAGGCCTGGCGCATCTTCACGCCGCTGCTGCACGCCATCGAGGCCCGGGGGGAGAAGCCCATCCCCTACCTCTACGGCAG CCGGGGCCCGGCGGAGGCGGACGAGCTGCTGAAGCGCGCCGGCTTCCAGTACGAGGGCACCTACCGCTGGGTGAACCCCCACAAGCTctga